A stretch of DNA from Patescibacteria group bacterium:
AACAAAGCCGGTTACCTGGGGCGTGTTTCTAACCACATACCAAGAATCGTCGGTGACAATCATTTCCACAAACACATAGCCGGGGTAAAGCTTTTCCTCAACAATGTTTTTTTTGCCCGCCTTGATTTTGACCTTTTCAACCTTTGGCACCAAAACATTAAAAATCTTGTCCCCCATATTAAAAGAAGCGATTCTCTGCTCCAGGTTTCTGGCCACGGCGTCTTCATAGCCGGAATAGGTATGAATCACATACCAGTTTTTTTCTTGGGGAAGCTGCTGTTTCGCCATAATGACTACTAATTTACTAATCTATACAAATATACTAATTCCTATTGACTGATAAAAATTTCTGATTCGTATATTCGTTTATTTGCGAGGATTCGTTATTCGTTGAGTTGGTTAACTTATCTTATAATAATCTGTTCAACTAATTGAAGGAAGCCGAAATCAAACAAGCCAAGAAAAGCGGCAACAATTCCGGAAAAGATAATAATAATAATCACATACCTGATAGTTTCTTGCTTGGTTGGCCAGGAAACTTTTTTAATCTCGGTTCTGGTTTCCTGAAGATAATTTTTAAT
This window harbors:
- the nusG gene encoding transcription termination/antitermination protein NusG; this encodes MAKQQLPQEKNWYVIHTYSGYEDAVARNLEQRIASFNMGDKIFNVLVPKVEKVKIKAGKKNIVEEKLYPGYVFVEMIVTDDSWYVVRNTPQVTGFVGSGITPIPVDKAEMDNILKQIEAGEPEFVMDAEPGDLVRVVDGPFKDQEGKLSEVDKEKGKVKVMVSMFGRETPVELDFLQIKKL
- the secE gene encoding preprotein translocase subunit SecE, giving the protein MRFFHSIKNYLQETRTEIKKVSWPTKQETIRYVIIIIIFSGIVAAFLGLFDFGFLQLVEQIIIR